Below is a window of Staphylococcus succinus DNA.
TGATAATTCTTATTTAAATAAGTTACAAAAAGATACGAATTATTTTAAGTTCCAATATTTTAATCCTTTAAAGTCTAGTGACTATTATAAGAACTTAGATAAACAAGTTTTAGCATTAATTACAGGAGATATTGGAACGATGCCGGATTTGAAAAAACCAGAAGGTAAAGCTTTAACTGGTAAATACGAATATCATTCTAGTAGCAATGAAGAGATGACCCATACAAAAGAAAAAGAAGCCTCAGATACCATTGATATAAAATTTGAGAGAACCTTATTTGCGCTAATGACAGCAATGATTATGATATTTATAGGTATGGTTGTTGGTTATTTTGTACATCGTAAAAATAAAAAGTAGTAATACTAAATTTGGATTGAAGAATCATCTAAAATAATAAAAAGGCAGTGCTCATTTACTAATGAGCACTGCCTTTTATAGTCTATCCATATCCATATTAATAAAGGAAATGAAGAATAAAAGAAGCTGATTCTTGTAGCTCTTTTATTTTTTCAGGTCCAAGGAAGACTTGTATAATAACTACAAACCCATTTTGCATTATATGTACAAGGATTGGAACCCAGATTCGCTTAGTATAGGTATATAAAGCAGCAAAGATGAAGCCCATACCAAAGTAAATCATGAAGAATGAAGGATCACCATGAGCAGCGCTAAAGATAATTGAACTTACAATTGCAGCTACAAGGAAACGTAAAGTTTTATTCCCCTTCATAATATTATATAATTCTCCGAAGATTACCTTCCTAAAGACAAATTCCTCTAAAATAGGTCCAACAATTGAAATTAAAATAATAAATATAGGTATTTCATTTGCTACCTTCA
It encodes the following:
- the mroQ gene encoding intramembrane glutamic endopeptidase MroQ, which encodes MSRIWVSILTLIIYGLAQFGVAFIQMAGLFNNFTGKELLFANIYAQVALFIIAAVIIIIINNFIANPTRLEQQPKEKKRYVILWAIIGYVIVMIYQVVAGVINMYVFGAPNKSPNTERLMKVANEIPIFIILISIVGPILEEFVFRKVIFGELYNIMKGNKTLRFLVAAIVSSIIFSAAHGDPSFFMIYFGMGFIFAALYTYTKRIWVPILVHIMQNGFVVIIQVFLGPEKIKELQESASFILHFLY